The following proteins are encoded in a genomic region of Enterocloster clostridioformis:
- a CDS encoding TRAP transporter substrate-binding protein, which yields MKKRRGILYCLLAASMLVSLTGCSKGGSGTHLLVAHSHNENHPVHVGLTYMKDEMEKNTGYTFSIYPNGQLGGNSDMIQMVKAGVLDVAKVSASSLEQFNPAYSIFSLPYVFQSTEHYFKVMEESRAVQEIFKSTYDQGFFAVGWYDSGARSVYTTKEGPVESPADLKGLKIRTQDSPTSIEMIRNMGGAATPMSSGEVYTSLQQGIIDGAENNETVLVDDGHGEVAKSYTYTQHQYTPDIVIISTKTWESMSEQDQEALLRAMDESFWKHEEKWQEIVERNIQGAKELGVQFYEIHKTPFIQAVKSQHDAFCAESGDNARYLADFLSYAE from the coding sequence ATGAAAAAGAGGAGAGGAATTCTATACTGCCTTTTGGCGGCATCCATGCTGGTCTCGTTGACCGGCTGCAGTAAAGGGGGCAGCGGAACCCATCTGCTGGTGGCCCATTCCCACAACGAAAACCACCCCGTCCATGTGGGGCTGACTTATATGAAGGATGAGATGGAAAAGAATACGGGGTATACATTTTCCATATATCCCAACGGCCAGCTGGGCGGCAACAGTGATATGATTCAGATGGTGAAAGCCGGCGTACTGGATGTTGCCAAGGTCAGCGCCAGCTCATTGGAACAGTTTAACCCGGCCTATTCCATATTTTCACTGCCTTATGTATTTCAGTCCACGGAACACTATTTTAAGGTGATGGAGGAGAGCCGGGCAGTACAGGAAATTTTCAAATCCACATATGACCAGGGATTTTTTGCCGTTGGATGGTATGATTCAGGAGCCCGTTCCGTCTATACAACCAAGGAGGGGCCGGTGGAGAGTCCGGCGGATCTGAAGGGACTTAAAATCAGAACCCAGGACAGCCCTACTTCCATTGAAATGATACGCAATATGGGAGGGGCGGCCACGCCCATGTCATCCGGAGAAGTTTATACCTCCCTCCAGCAGGGGATTATCGATGGCGCTGAGAATAATGAGACAGTGCTGGTGGACGACGGGCATGGGGAGGTGGCAAAGTCCTATACCTACACCCAGCATCAGTACACGCCGGATATCGTCATCATTTCCACTAAGACCTGGGAATCTATGTCAGAGCAGGACCAGGAGGCGCTGCTCAGGGCCATGGATGAGAGTTTCTGGAAACATGAGGAGAAATGGCAGGAAATTGTGGAGCGCAATATCCAGGGGGCAAAGGAACTCGGGGTCCAATTTTATGAAATCCATAAGACGCCGTTTATCCAGGCGGTAAAGTCCCAGCATGATGCATTCTGCGCTGAGAGTGGGGACAATGCCAGATATCTGGCGGATTTTCTGAGCTATGCTGAATAG
- a CDS encoding TRAP transporter small permease, whose amino-acid sequence MRNVVDSIIRVLCTAIMGIMAAAVCWQVITRYILNNPSTVTEEALRYLLVWTTMVGAAYAYGKRKHLSINILLKKVSPSMQKIVDIGVQCLVIVFCIVVMVMGGLRLCATAADQSSAALGIPMPYIYSCLLVGAVLFIFYALIFIGEDVKELRDNRGQFTAEHPIAEQKNSSHLADTPKNENGRNDIS is encoded by the coding sequence ATGAGAAATGTAGTTGACAGTATCATCCGGGTTCTGTGCACAGCCATCATGGGCATCATGGCAGCGGCTGTATGCTGGCAGGTCATCACCCGGTATATTTTAAATAATCCAAGTACAGTGACAGAGGAGGCTCTCCGCTATCTTCTGGTGTGGACCACCATGGTGGGAGCAGCCTATGCCTACGGAAAGAGGAAGCACCTTTCCATTAATATACTTTTGAAAAAAGTCAGTCCGTCCATGCAGAAAATCGTGGATATAGGCGTGCAGTGCCTCGTCATTGTCTTCTGCATCGTGGTAATGGTAATGGGAGGTCTCAGACTTTGCGCCACTGCCGCGGATCAGTCTTCCGCGGCTCTGGGGATTCCCATGCCTTATATCTACAGCTGCCTGCTGGTGGGTGCGGTACTCTTTATCTTCTATGCCCTTATTTTTATCGGGGAGGATGTGAAGGAACTGAGGGATAACCGGGGGCAATTCACAGCAGAACATCCTATTGCGGAACAAAAAAACTCATCACACCTGGCGGATACCCCAAAAAATGAGAATGGGAGGAACGATATATCATGA
- a CDS encoding TRAP transporter large permease: protein MTMSVVQVGLILIGTFFLLLALSVPVSISLIVSSVLTTACVMDLDLATFVASQKMITGVDSFSLIAVPFFILCGVLMNSGGIAQKLINFAKLFVGFIPGGLAHTNILGSTLFGSISGSSVAASIAVGGVMIPLEEKEGYDRKFAAAANIASAPTGLIIPPSGILIIYAVLSGCSVVGMIMSGYIPGFMWCIACMMVAFVIAKKNKYPTTKAVPARVFIHTFIDAVPSLLLIVIIVGGVCSGIFTATESAAVAVAYTLFLSIVCYRTIKIKDLPAILCDACETTAVIMFLIAASSIMSFVMSFTGLPAAIGKAMLSISSNPYVVLLMINIIFLVVGTFMDITPAVLIFAPIFLPVVKSFGMHPIHFGIMMIMNLGIGNITPPVGSALFSGCSVAGIDMEDMIKPILPFYGAIFAALMLVAYVPWFSMVIPTLVGAV, encoded by the coding sequence ATGACAATGTCTGTGGTACAAGTTGGTTTAATTTTAATCGGGACATTTTTTCTGCTGCTGGCCCTCAGTGTTCCCGTATCCATAAGTCTTATTGTTTCGTCTGTCCTGACAACGGCCTGTGTCATGGACCTGGATTTGGCTACTTTTGTGGCGAGCCAGAAAATGATTACGGGCGTGGACAGTTTTTCTTTAATTGCCGTTCCTTTCTTTATTTTATGCGGCGTCCTTATGAACTCAGGCGGTATTGCCCAAAAGCTGATTAATTTTGCCAAGCTGTTCGTGGGCTTTATTCCAGGCGGCCTTGCCCACACCAATATCCTGGGCAGCACACTGTTCGGATCCATATCAGGCTCCTCTGTGGCAGCCTCCATTGCAGTGGGAGGCGTAATGATTCCCCTGGAGGAAAAGGAGGGATATGACCGCAAGTTCGCGGCGGCGGCCAATATTGCTTCTGCTCCTACCGGACTCATTATCCCACCCTCAGGAATCCTTATTATCTACGCGGTGCTTTCGGGCTGTTCCGTGGTGGGAATGATTATGAGCGGATATATTCCCGGATTTATGTGGTGTATTGCCTGTATGATGGTGGCCTTTGTTATTGCAAAGAAGAATAAGTATCCGACTACCAAGGCTGTTCCGGCCAGGGTATTCATACATACGTTTATTGATGCGGTGCCCAGCCTTCTGCTGATTGTAATTATAGTAGGCGGCGTATGTTCCGGTATATTTACGGCCACGGAATCTGCCGCGGTGGCAGTGGCCTACACCCTGTTCCTGTCCATCGTGTGCTACCGCACCATTAAGATAAAGGACCTGCCGGCCATTTTGTGCGATGCATGTGAGACGACTGCTGTTATCATGTTCCTTATTGCAGCTTCCTCCATCATGTCCTTTGTCATGTCCTTTACAGGACTGCCGGCAGCCATCGGCAAAGCCATGCTAAGCATTTCATCCAATCCGTACGTGGTGCTTCTGATGATTAATATTATCTTCCTGGTTGTGGGCACCTTTATGGATATTACTCCGGCCGTGCTGATTTTCGCGCCTATTTTCCTGCCGGTGGTAAAGAGTTTTGGCATGCATCCCATTCATTTTGGTATCATGATGATCATGAACCTGGGTATCGGCAATATTACCCCGCCGGTGGGTTCTGCCCTCTTTTCCGGCTGTTCCGTGGCTGGCATTGACATGGAGGATATGATAAAGCCTATTTTACCATTTTATGGGGCTATCTTTGCCGCACTGATGCTGGTGGCCTATGTGCCCTGGTTCTCCATGGTGATTCCGACCCTGGTCGGCGCTGTGTAG
- a CDS encoding glycoside hydrolase family 28 protein: MTFNVLDFGAKADRVTDDAPAIQAAIDACSKAGGGRVVLEGGKHFYSGSIILKENVDLHLERGAVLQAHKDLEHYFHPNAGQRDDGVERVGTPVTLKPTYVFIYAKDADNIAISGEGAIDGNAYAFVRQVSPYYVTGDFYPRPTLVYVEHCNHISFKDVIMRNAPFWTLHPAGCDDVLISGLRILNDLNVANSDGIDPDHSTNVRIIGCHVTCADDCICLKSSSGNMEYGPLKNVIISGCTLTSTSAALKIGTEGAGDFENVVVDNCIISDSNRGISIQIRDGGNVRNVSFSNIIIETRRFAECWWGCAEPITISTHDRDEHTKSGHISNVRFSNITCDSENGVFLSGSRGNHIEDILFENVRVVVRAKSKWPKGMYDLRPGYGQRIEEIKTSGFYMRRADHVILRNCQVKFEGEEKNDFSHALYAEECRDMTLKNFRGQAARSSLENVVIRQDES; this comes from the coding sequence ATGACTTTTAATGTGCTTGATTTTGGCGCAAAGGCGGACCGCGTCACAGATGACGCGCCTGCTATCCAGGCAGCGATTGACGCCTGCAGTAAGGCCGGAGGCGGAAGGGTGGTTCTGGAGGGCGGAAAGCATTTTTATTCCGGCTCCATTATCTTAAAGGAAAACGTGGATCTGCACCTGGAACGGGGGGCAGTATTACAGGCCCATAAGGATCTGGAGCATTACTTCCATCCCAACGCCGGACAAAGAGACGACGGCGTGGAACGGGTGGGAACTCCGGTGACCCTGAAACCTACCTATGTGTTTATTTACGCAAAGGATGCGGACAACATAGCCATTTCCGGAGAAGGAGCCATCGACGGAAATGCCTATGCTTTTGTGCGGCAGGTGAGCCCATATTATGTGACGGGCGACTTTTATCCGCGCCCTACTCTGGTCTATGTGGAGCATTGCAATCACATCTCATTTAAGGATGTAATTATGAGAAATGCCCCCTTCTGGACCCTGCATCCGGCTGGCTGTGACGATGTGCTCATATCGGGCCTTCGGATTTTAAATGATTTGAATGTGGCTAATTCTGACGGCATTGACCCGGACCATTCTACCAATGTGCGCATCATTGGCTGCCACGTCACATGCGCGGATGACTGTATATGTCTGAAGAGCTCTTCCGGAAATATGGAATACGGGCCTCTTAAAAATGTAATTATCTCAGGCTGTACCCTCACGTCCACCTCCGCTGCATTGAAAATCGGCACAGAGGGAGCAGGGGATTTCGAGAATGTGGTTGTGGATAACTGCATCATCAGTGACAGCAACCGCGGTATATCCATCCAGATCCGGGACGGGGGAAATGTGAGGAATGTTTCATTTTCAAATATTATCATAGAGACAAGGCGGTTTGCGGAATGCTGGTGGGGATGCGCGGAACCAATTACCATATCCACCCATGACAGGGATGAACACACCAAATCCGGACACATATCCAATGTGCGGTTTTCCAACATAACCTGCGACTCTGAAAACGGCGTATTCCTGTCAGGAAGCCGGGGAAACCATATTGAGGATATTCTTTTTGAGAATGTGCGTGTGGTTGTCAGAGCCAAGAGCAAATGGCCAAAAGGAATGTACGATTTGCGTCCGGGATACGGACAGAGGATCGAGGAGATCAAGACCTCCGGATTTTATATGCGCAGAGCCGACCATGTTATCCTGCGGAACTGCCAGGTGAAATTCGAGGGGGAGGAGAAAAATGATTTCAGCCATGCTTTGTATGCGGAAGAATGCCGGGATATGACGCTTAAGAATTTCAGGGGACAGGCGGCCCGCAGCAGTCTGGAGAATGTTGTGATAAGGCAGGACGAATCATGA
- a CDS encoding YczE/YyaS/YitT family protein produces the protein MNLRKWKFMTPGEWACNLALYAIGVGIMPMGVVLTINAHLGAGGYDALNFALAERLHINTSLAIYATAFLVVLLAAFIRKGYPRLETFISSFFLGIFTDMWKTILAPVQGTGLAASLLIMAAGAAAVAFAVACYIISVFPTNPTDDLVVALHERGMRLGTAKVSLDAVCVVLAFFLGGEIGIGTIVCTFGLGPVIDMFHERIRGKVCGWLGKGKVV, from the coding sequence ATGAATCTGAGAAAGTGGAAATTCATGACACCCGGAGAATGGGCCTGCAATCTGGCGCTTTATGCCATCGGCGTGGGAATCATGCCCATGGGCGTGGTGTTGACCATCAACGCCCACCTGGGCGCCGGCGGCTACGACGCCCTGAACTTTGCCCTGGCAGAACGGCTCCATATCAATACATCCCTTGCCATTTATGCCACCGCCTTTCTGGTGGTGCTTCTGGCTGCTTTTATCAGAAAGGGATATCCGAGACTGGAGACATTTATTTCGTCCTTTTTTCTGGGAATATTTACGGATATGTGGAAGACAATTCTGGCGCCTGTACAGGGTACAGGGCTGGCAGCTTCCCTGCTCATTATGGCGGCAGGCGCGGCGGCGGTTGCATTTGCAGTGGCCTGCTATATCATCAGCGTATTCCCCACCAATCCCACCGATGACCTGGTGGTGGCTCTCCATGAAAGGGGGATGAGGCTGGGAACCGCCAAGGTGTCCCTGGATGCGGTGTGCGTGGTTCTGGCGTTTTTTTTAGGCGGGGAGATTGGCATTGGAACCATCGTGTGCACCTTTGGACTGGGTCCGGTAATCGACATGTTCCACGAGAGAATCCGCGGGAAAGTATGCGGCTGGCTGGGAAAAGGGAAAGTGGTTTGA
- a CDS encoding class I SAM-dependent rRNA methyltransferase gives METRNEYSPKAIVRIRKGQGRSLKAGGAWIYDNEIESINGAFENGDMVTVEDFDGYPLGTGYINTRSRLTVRMMSRRKDTVIDSDFLEMRVRNAWDYRKAVTDTSSCRVIFGEADFLPGIVIDKFSDVLVVESLALGIDRLKPVIVDKLRKVMAEDGIAIRGVYERSDAKVRLQEGMERHKGFIGDAFDTKVEILENGVRYMVDVEDGQKTGFFLDQKYNRLAVQNLCRRIKPEQVLDCFTHTGSFALNAGLAGSAHVLGVDASELAVNQARENAALNGLTEQVQFECADVFDLLPRLEQEGRKYDVVILDPPAFTKSRNSIKNAVKGYREINLRGMKLVKDGGYLATCSCSHFMDPELFTKTIREAAGNVHKRLRQVEYRTQAADHPILWAADESYYLKFYIFQVCDEK, from the coding sequence ATGGAAACACGAAATGAATACAGCCCAAAGGCAATTGTCCGCATCCGAAAAGGACAGGGACGTTCCCTAAAGGCCGGAGGCGCATGGATTTACGATAATGAGATAGAGAGTATCAATGGAGCCTTTGAAAACGGCGACATGGTGACCGTGGAGGACTTTGACGGATATCCCCTTGGTACCGGCTACATCAATACCCGGTCCAGGCTGACGGTCCGCATGATGTCCCGCAGGAAGGATACGGTCATTGACAGCGATTTTCTGGAAATGCGGGTACGCAATGCCTGGGATTACAGGAAAGCGGTGACAGACACCTCCAGCTGCCGCGTCATATTCGGGGAAGCCGACTTTCTGCCCGGTATTGTCATAGACAAATTTTCAGATGTGCTGGTGGTGGAATCCCTGGCTCTGGGAATCGACCGTCTGAAGCCGGTCATTGTGGACAAGCTCAGAAAGGTCATGGCGGAGGACGGAATTGCCATCCGGGGCGTATATGAGCGCAGCGATGCCAAGGTCCGTCTGCAGGAGGGAATGGAGCGCCATAAGGGATTCATAGGAGATGCCTTTGACACCAAGGTGGAAATCCTGGAAAATGGGGTCCGTTATATGGTGGATGTGGAGGACGGTCAGAAAACAGGCTTCTTCCTGGACCAGAAGTACAACAGGCTGGCTGTTCAGAATCTCTGCCGCCGCATCAAACCGGAACAGGTGCTGGACTGCTTTACCCACACCGGTTCCTTTGCCCTCAACGCCGGTCTGGCAGGGTCCGCACATGTGCTGGGCGTGGATGCCTCGGAGCTGGCGGTAAACCAGGCCAGGGAAAACGCTGCCCTCAACGGCCTGACGGAACAGGTACAGTTTGAGTGTGCCGATGTTTTCGACCTTCTTCCCAGGCTGGAGCAGGAAGGCCGTAAATACGATGTGGTCATCCTGGACCCGCCGGCGTTTACGAAGTCCAGAAATTCCATTAAAAACGCGGTCAAGGGCTACCGCGAAATCAACCTGAGAGGCATGAAGCTGGTAAAGGACGGGGGCTATCTGGCCACCTGCTCCTGCTCCCATTTCATGGACCCGGAACTGTTTACCAAAACCATACGTGAAGCCGCCGGCAATGTACACAAACGGCTCAGACAGGTGGAGTACAGGACCCAGGCGGCGGACCATCCCATTTTGTGGGCAGCGGATGAGTCTTATTATTTGAAATTTTATATTTTCCAGGTGTGTGACGAGAAATAG
- a CDS encoding TetR/AcrR family transcriptional regulator, with product MGIEPVDRRVRKTRRQLRECLITLLKEKKVQDITVRELTDMADLNRGTFYLHYKDVFDLLEKTEAELQEDFNQLVRKHDAVDLKQRPSVIFNEIYYLVYDNADLIEILLGENGDLSFVNRLKQLIREKCLKDWMEVFRSGNAAAFDAFFSFIVSGCIGLVQYWLQTGLKETPEQMAKLTEHIITKGIGVLEIDPYV from the coding sequence ATGGGCATTGAACCTGTGGACCGCCGGGTACGTAAAACCCGCAGACAGCTTCGTGAATGTCTTATAACATTGCTCAAGGAGAAAAAGGTCCAGGATATCACGGTCCGGGAGCTGACCGACATGGCGGACTTAAACCGGGGCACCTTTTATCTCCACTATAAGGATGTGTTTGATCTTCTGGAAAAGACAGAAGCAGAGCTCCAGGAAGATTTCAACCAATTGGTCCGTAAGCATGACGCTGTGGATCTGAAACAGCGCCCTTCTGTCATATTCAATGAAATATATTACTTAGTATATGATAACGCGGACCTGATTGAGATTCTTCTGGGTGAAAACGGGGATTTGAGTTTTGTGAACCGTCTGAAGCAGCTCATACGTGAGAAATGCCTGAAGGACTGGATGGAGGTGTTCCGATCCGGCAATGCGGCTGCTTTTGACGCTTTCTTTTCCTTCATTGTGTCAGGATGCATCGGCCTGGTACAGTACTGGCTCCAGACAGGCCTCAAGGAAACGCCGGAACAAATGGCAAAGCTGACAGAACACATCATCACCAAGGGAATCGGTGTCCTGGAAATCGACCCCTACGTATAA
- a CDS encoding efflux RND transporter permease subunit: MGQKLFGRIKDRMHRVKGQEMQEGDKFSFRMARFIIHKKGWIESVFAAGCVFSLIAMLFVNVNYDLTEYLPASARSCIGLDLMEDEFGYPGTARLMIKDVSLYEAKQYKDKLEAVDGVDQILWCDSTVNIYSGEDFIRQEDIKDYYKDGCAVMDITFDQGDTAKKTSQAIDEMKAITGDKGYYVGMAVQNKSLTENVESEMNLILTVAVIMIFAVLCISTAAWSEPFLFLLVMGVAILLNRGTNIFIGTVSFLTNNVAMVLQLATSMDYSIFLLDAFSREKQKGLSEEQAMINAIEAAINSIFASSLTTVVGFLALVSMKFTIGFDMGLVLAKGIVFSLITVLFFMPAMILKFSKWNDKTRHRPFLPSFRKFSEWVYRVRYASLIIMLFLAPPAYVAQGMNDFLYGNSAVGASEGTQVYRDDQVISQEFGRSNMMLAMYPNTSAVTEKAMSDEIEDLPYVKSVTSMSNTLPEGIPEEFLPYSITSELHTKDYCRMLIYIRTKTESEQAFKGADEIRDILERYYPENSYLVGETPSTQDIKTTITADNSRVNLLSMLGVFLVVMFSFRSFAIPMIVMVPIEAAIFLNMAMPYLAGDTMVFMGYIIVSSIQLGATVDYSILLTNNYVSCRKSLEKKEACIQALMLSCPSIFTSGTIIILAGYIIHFISTTAAIGDLGHLIGRGALFSVILVLTVLPALLVLFDRIITSNEWDRLQKYLKQRHEKRKALIKAGLGAIVNKASALKRTDLEPAEVESDENEI; this comes from the coding sequence ATGGGACAGAAGCTGTTTGGCAGGATAAAGGACAGAATGCACAGGGTAAAAGGACAGGAGATGCAGGAGGGGGATAAGTTTTCCTTCCGCATGGCCAGGTTTATCATACATAAAAAAGGATGGATTGAGAGTGTCTTTGCGGCAGGGTGTGTTTTCTCCCTGATAGCGATGCTCTTTGTAAATGTGAATTATGACCTGACGGAGTACCTGCCTGCATCGGCCAGGTCCTGTATCGGACTGGACCTGATGGAGGATGAATTCGGCTACCCGGGCACTGCCAGGCTTATGATCAAGGATGTGAGCCTGTATGAGGCAAAGCAGTATAAGGATAAGCTGGAAGCCGTGGATGGGGTGGATCAGATTCTATGGTGCGACAGTACGGTGAATATCTATTCGGGCGAGGATTTTATACGCCAGGAGGATATTAAGGATTACTACAAGGACGGCTGCGCTGTAATGGATATCACCTTTGACCAGGGGGATACGGCAAAGAAGACATCCCAGGCCATTGACGAGATGAAGGCCATTACAGGGGATAAGGGATACTATGTGGGAATGGCGGTACAGAATAAATCCCTGACGGAAAATGTGGAGAGCGAGATGAACCTCATCCTCACGGTTGCCGTCATCATGATATTTGCGGTGCTTTGCATCAGTACCGCCGCCTGGTCCGAACCGTTCCTTTTCCTGCTGGTTATGGGAGTGGCTATTTTGCTGAACAGGGGCACGAATATTTTTATCGGGACAGTCTCGTTCCTGACCAATAATGTGGCTATGGTGCTGCAGCTGGCAACCTCCATGGACTACTCCATTTTCCTGCTGGATGCATTTTCCAGGGAAAAGCAGAAGGGTCTTTCAGAAGAACAGGCCATGATCAATGCCATTGAAGCTGCCATCAATTCCATATTTGCCAGCAGCCTGACTACGGTGGTAGGCTTTCTGGCCCTGGTATCCATGAAGTTCACCATCGGGTTTGATATGGGACTGGTGCTGGCAAAGGGAATTGTGTTCAGCCTTATAACCGTGCTGTTTTTTATGCCGGCCATGATTCTCAAATTTTCCAAGTGGAATGATAAGACCAGGCACCGCCCCTTCCTGCCCTCCTTTCGGAAATTCAGCGAATGGGTCTACAGGGTGCGTTATGCCTCCCTTATCATTATGCTGTTTCTGGCGCCGCCCGCTTATGTGGCCCAGGGAATGAATGATTTCCTGTACGGCAACAGCGCGGTGGGAGCCAGCGAGGGAACTCAGGTCTATAGGGACGACCAGGTAATCTCCCAGGAATTTGGAAGAAGCAATATGATGCTGGCCATGTATCCCAATACTTCAGCCGTAACGGAGAAAGCGATGTCAGATGAGATAGAGGATCTTCCCTATGTAAAAAGTGTGACGTCCATGTCCAATACCCTTCCGGAGGGAATACCTGAGGAATTCCTGCCGTATTCCATTACCAGCGAGCTCCACACAAAGGATTACTGCAGGATGCTCATTTACATACGGACCAAGACAGAGAGCGAACAGGCATTTAAGGGCGCGGATGAAATCCGGGATATTCTGGAGCGGTATTATCCGGAGAATTCCTATCTGGTGGGGGAAACACCCTCAACACAGGATATCAAGACCACTATCACGGCGGATAATTCCAGGGTAAATTTATTGTCCATGCTGGGCGTGTTCCTGGTGGTAATGTTCAGTTTCCGGTCCTTTGCCATACCCATGATTGTAATGGTGCCCATTGAGGCTGCAATTTTTCTCAATATGGCCATGCCGTACCTGGCAGGGGATACCATGGTGTTTATGGGATATATCATAGTGAGCAGCATACAGTTGGGAGCCACAGTGGATTATTCCATCCTGCTGACCAATAATTATGTGTCATGCAGAAAGTCCCTGGAGAAGAAGGAAGCATGTATCCAGGCTTTAATGCTCTCCTGTCCTTCTATTTTTACTTCGGGAACCATTATCATATTGGCGGGATATATCATACATTTCATATCAACGACAGCAGCCATAGGGGACCTGGGCCACCTGATTGGACGGGGGGCGCTGTTCAGCGTGATTCTGGTGCTGACCGTGCTGCCGGCCCTTCTGGTGCTGTTTGACCGCATCATTACCAGCAATGAGTGGGACCGCCTGCAGAAATATCTGAAACAGCGCCATGAAAAGCGCAAAGCCCTGATAAAGGCAGGTTTAGGCGCCATTGTCAACAAGGCGTCCGCATTAAAGCGGACTGATTTAGAACCAGCGGAGGTGGAAAGTGATGAAAATGAAATATAA